The Pseudomonas nunensis genome includes the window GCGCAGTCGCGGGTGACCGTGAGTTATCAGGTCGGGCAGTTGCGCTGTCGGGTGGACGTCGAAGATGACGGGCCGGGCGTGCCGGAAATTGCCTGGGAGAAAATCTTCACCCCGTTCCTGCGCCTCGATGACAGCCGCACCCGCGCGTCGGGCGGACATGGATTGGGCTTGTCCATCGTGCGGCGAATTGTGCACTGGCACGGCGGGCGGGCGCTGATCAGCAAGAGCAAAAGCCTGGGCGGGGCGTGTTTCAGTTTGAGCTGGCCGAGGAATCAGGAGAAGCGTTGAGATGTGTGGTGGCGGCTCTATCGCCTTCGCGAGCAAGCCCGCTCCCACATTTTGAAATGCATTCTAATGTGGGAGCGGGCTTGCTCGCGAAGAGGCCCTCCCAGGCGCTACAAATCTTCAGGCCTTGATACTGACCAAACTCAACAACTGCCCATCCTGCACCCCAAACTGCGCCTCCAGCTCCGTGCCGTTGCGCCATTCGCTGGACAAATCCGTCAGCAAGCGCAATCGCACCTGACCATCCACCGTCCACTCCAGCACTTCAGCGTGTTCAAAATAAAACCGCTGCTGAACGATCGGGTACAGCGCTTTGAACAGGCTTTCCTTCACCGAAAAGGTCAGCGTCACCAACAACGCCAACTGATCTTTCGCCCCGGCGGCCATGCGCTGCAACTCCGGCGGCGTGAGGATTTCCCCGGCCAGGCGTTCGGCCCGTTCGAAGTTGAGCAGGTTTTCCAGGTCCATGCCCAGCCCGCGCCAGTGCGCCTTGTTCGCGACAATCGCCGCGGCGCGGCCGGTGCTGTGGGTGATTGAACCGGTGATGTGCGCAGGCCACACCGGGGCACGGTCTTCGCCAATGGCTGGGATAAAACTCAACCCTTCCAGTTGCTGCAACGCGGCCCGGGCGCAAACCCGCCCGGCGAGAAACTCCGCCTGACGCTTGGCCACTGAACGCTGGATGCTCGCCGGCGGCGCGATGGCGCTGCGCTGAAAGTCATCGCTGGCCAGTTGCGAAGTGTCGAAGTGAGTGCTCAACAGCACGCAATCGGGCAGCACGAAAGGCAACGGCCAGTGAGGCTCGAGTGGGGTGCAACAGGCGGGAAGGGCTGGATTCATGTCAGGCATTTTGCCGGGTTGTCCGGGGGCTGGGTAGTGCAAAGGTTAGATCGGTGGCGTGGCGGCGATTCGCGAGCAGGCTCGCTCCCACAGGGGGACGCATTCCAATGTGGGAGCGAGCCTGCTCGCGAATCGCCGCCGCGCCGCGGTCTACCTGCTCAAGCAAAGATCTTCTTGAAGAACGCCTTCATATCCGCCCACGAACTCTCATCCGCCGCTTTGTTGTAGCCAATATCCGGCCCGCCATGATCGCCATGGCCCAACCGATCCGCATCCGGATTGCTGAACCCATGCTTGGCGTCTTTCAGGCTGACAAACTTATAGTCCGCGCCAGCCTTGTCCATTTCCGACTTGAACGCCGCCACGTTGTCCGGGGTGATCATGCTGTCCTTGGCGCCATGCTCGACGAGGATTTTCGCCTTCACACTGCCCGGCGCTGCTGGCGTATTGGTCGCCAGCGCCCCGTGGAAACTCACCACGCCTTTCAACGGCAAGCCCTGACGTGCCGCATTCAGCACCACGCCACCACCGAAGCAATAACCGATGGCCGCGAGTTTGTTCGGGTCGGTCTGCGGTTGTTGCTTCAACAGATCGAGCCCGGCCTGGAAGCGTGCGCTGGCCACCGCACTGTCCTTCAGCACTTCTTGCATGAACGCCATGGCGTCCTTGGGATGCTCGGTGTTCTTGCCGCCGCCATACATGTCGATGGCCAACGCGCTGTAACCCAACCCGGCCAGATCCCGGGCACGACGCTTGGCGTAATCGTTGAGGCCCCAGAATTCATGCACCACCACCACGCCTGGACGCGGGCCTTTAATGGCGTCGTCGTAGGCGTAGTAGCCAATCATTTTCGTCCCGTCGGTGCTCTGGTATGGGATTTCCTGGGTCTTGATTGCAGCCTGGGTCAGCCCGCTCAAGGCCAGCAATACGAGGGCGAGGAACATGCGCATGGTCGGATCTCCTGCAAAGAAAGTCGTCAAATCAGCCTAGTCGATTTGATTCAGCTTAGGTTCAGAGTGCGTTCAGGGGGAGTTCAGGGCTGGGTCAGTAACCTTGCCCCGTACCCAAAAAGCGATAGCGCATAAGGAAACTTCCTATGACTGGATTGAAAAAACTGCTTCTGGCTTTCACTGTTTTGAGCGCCAGCGCCGCTGCCCACGCCACCGACGAAACCTTCGCCGGCCTGACGCTCGGCCAAACCAGCGACAAGGTTAAAAAGTCCCACGCCTTGAACGATAACCTCAACAGCCCGAACGCCGACGGCGTGATTGGCAAGGACACCACTTGGGGTGTGCGCCTGGGCCAGCAAAACAGCCAGGGCCGCTACTACGCCACCTACGACAACGTGTCGGGCTCGCACAATGGCATTAAACTGCGTCAGGAAAACCTGCTGGGCAGCTACGATCTGTTCTACCCGGTGGGCGGCAGCACCAAATTGTTCGGCGGTGCCACGGCCGGTATCACCAAGATGACTCAAGAGTCCCCAGGCTTCAGCCGCGACAGCGACATCGGTTACGCCCTCGGCGGCCAGGTCGGTGTGTTGCAGCAAGTTTCCCAGAACACCTCGGTCGAGCTGGGTTACCGTTACCTGCGCAGCAATGCCAGCACCGAAATGAGCGAGCGCGGTGGTAGCAAACAAGGGTCGCTGGCCTTGAACAGCAGCGCCCAGACGTACCTGTCTGCCAACTACGCTTTTTAATCAGCGGTTCGTGACAGACCTGCGCCGGGTCACCCAAAACGGGTGATCCGGCGTTGCCATGTTGACCATCGAGGCATCTGCGCATGCCTCTGGAGATGTTGTTTTGCCCGGGAGAGCGTTATGAAACTGCTGGTCGTCGAAGATGAAGCGCTGTTGCGCCATCACCTGCAAACCCGCCTGACGGATAGCGGCCACGTGGTCGAGTCCGTGGCCAACGCCGAAGAGGCGCTGTATCAGACCGAGCAGTTCAACCATGACCTGGCGGTGATCGACCTCGGCCTGCCGGGCATGGGCGGGCTCGACCTGATTCGTCAGCTGCGCTCCCGGGGCAAGACCTTTCCGATCCTGATCCTCACCGCGCGCGGCAACTGGCAGGACAAGGTCGAAGGCCTGGCCGCCGGCGCCGACGACTACGTGGTCAAGCCGTTCCAGTTCGAGGAGCTGGACGCCCGGCTCAATGCCTTGTTGCGTCGCTCCAGCGGTTTCACCCAGTCGACGATTGTCGCCGGGCCGCTGCTGCTCGACCTCAATCGCAAGCAGGCGTCCCTCGACGACCAGCCGCTGGCACTGACCGCTTACGAGTACCGGATCCTCGAGTACCTGATGCGCCATCACCAGCAAGTGGTGGCCAAGGACCGCTTGATGGAACAGCTGTACCCGGACGACGACGAGCGCGATCCGAATGTGATCGAAGTGCTGGTCGGCCGCTTGCGCCGCAAACTCGAAGGCCCGGCTGGGTTCAAGCCGATCGACACCGTGCGCGGCCTCGGTTACCTGTTCAATGAGCGCTGCACTTGATTCGTTCCCTTCGCGTCCGCCTGATGCTCGCCGCCACACTGTTGGCGGTGTTGTTCATGTTGGCGTTGTTGCCGGCGATGCAGGGAGCGTTCAGCCTGGCGCTGCAGGATTCCATCGAGCAACGTCTGGCCTCGGACGTCACCACGTTGATCTCCGCCGCGCGGGTGGAAGGCAACCGCTTGCAGATGCCGTTGCAGCTGCCCGACGAGCGTTTCAACCTGACTGACAGCCGTTTGCTCGGCTACATCTACGACCGCGAAGGGCATCTGGTCTGGCGTTCGAAAGCCACTCAGGAAGAGAACATCAACTACAAGCCGCGCTATGACGGGCGCGGTAACGAATTTGCGCGGATTCGCGAAGCCAACGGCCAGGAATTTTTCGTCTACGACGTCGAGGTCAAGTTGCTCGGCGGCAAAAGCGCGGCGTTCAGCATCGTCGCCCTGCAACCGGTGCGCGAGTACGAAGTCACCGTTGAAGGCCTGCGGGAAAATCTCTACCTCGGCTTCGGTGCCGCGTTGCTGGTGCTGTTGGCGTTGCTGTGGATCGGTCTGACCTGGGGCTTGCAGGCGTTGCGCCGCTTGAGCCAGGAACTCGATGAGATCGAAAGCGGCACTCGCGAGAGCCTCACGGAAGAACACCCCCGTGAACTGCTGCGCCTGACCGGCTCGCTCAACCGTTTGCTGCACAGCGAACGTGAACAACGCAGTCGCTATCGCGATTCCCTCGACGACCTGGCCCACAGCCTGAAAACCCCGTTGACCGTGTTGCAAAGCGTCAGCGAAGACATGGCCCAGCGCCCCGAGGATCGTGATCAGGCGTGGGTCCTGCAATCGCAGATCGAACGCATGAGCCAGCAGATCAGCTATCAATTGCAGCGCGCGAGCCTGCGCAAAAGCGGCCTGGTACGCCATCAGGTGCGCCTGCGCCCGGTGCTGCAAAGCCTGTGCGATACGCTGGACAAGGTTTATCGCGACAAGCGCGTGCGGGTGGCTTTCGATTTGCCGGAGCAGTGTTACGTGCCGATCGAGCAGGGCGCCTTGCTGGAAATGATGGGCAACCTGCTGGAAAACGCCTATCGCCTGTGCCTGAGTGAAGTGCGCATCAGCGTGCGCGAAACCCTGAGCGGAATTGAGTTGTGCGTGGAAGATGATGGGCCGGGCGTGCCGCCGGATCAGCGTGCGCGGATTCTGCAACGCGGCGAACGCTTGGATCGTCAGCATCCGGGGCAGGGGATTGGCTTGGCGGTGGTCAAGGACATCATCGAGAGCTACAGCGCCAAATTGACCCTGGGGGATTCGGCGTTGGGCGGGGCGGCGTTCCGGATTCATTTTCCGGCGGTTTGATCGGATTGATGGTGTTCTTTCGGGCCTCTTCGCGAGCAAGCCCGCTCCCACATTGGATCTTGGGTGTACAAAATTATGTGCTCCCAACAGATCCCCTGTGGGAGCGGGCTTGCTCGCGAAGAGGTCGGCATATCCACCACAAAGTCTGAAGGTGCCTTCAGCTCTCCTGCGCCCGATAAGCCCCCGGCGTCAATCCAGTCCACTTCTTGAACGCCCGGTGAAACGCCGAAGGCTCGGAAAACCCCAACTGCTCGGCAATTTGCTGCAACGACAGATCCGCCCGTCCCAGGTGATAAATCGCAATGTCCCTACGCAACTGGTCCTTCAACTCCTGAAAACTGCTGCCTTCTTCACGCAAATGCCGGCGCAACGTCTGCGGGCTGATGTGCAGGTGCGCGGCCACGGCTTCGAGGTCTGGCCAGCGTGCACTGTCGCGGCTGAGCAAACGGCGCAACTGGCTGCTCAAACTGTCGCCGTCGTCCGGGCGTGACAGCAGGTCGGCGGGGGAGCGTTCGAGAAAATGCTTGAGGGTTCGCTCGTCCTGCAACAACGGCATGCTCAGGTAGCGGCTGTGAAACAGCAGGCTGCTTTGGGCCGTCGAAAAGGCCTGTGGGCAGGGAAACAGCAGATCGTATTCGGCGCCGTGATCGGGTTTCGGGTAGCTGAACGTGGCCTCCTCCAAACGGATGCGCTGGCCAATCAGCCAACTGCCGAGTCGATGCCAGATCACCAGCAGGCATTCACTGAGAAAGTGATCCGGGTCCCACAACTGCGAATCGTCGAGGCTCAAGCGGATCATTTCGCCCTCGCGGCTCAGGGTCAGGCGCGGAGCCTCGGGGAATAGGCTATAAAACAATAAGCCGCGATGCAGTGCTTTTTCCAGGTTGCGGCAATGGATGATGGCATGGCACATCATGGCGAAACTGCCGGGTTTGCTCGCTGCCTGGCCGAAACCCAGGTATTCGTCGTCCAGCGCCAGCCACAGGCCCTGGATCAGGCGAGTGAACTGCTCCGGCGCGATGCGTGCCCGCGGCTCGTCGAGCAACTCGGGGCTGATCCCCAGTTGTGACAACAGGCCGGAATAATCATAGCCACGCCGACGCGCACCACCGAGGGCGGCACGGGCGAAATGACTGGCGATGGTGCGTTCGCGCATAACAGGCAGGTCCATCCATTAAGCGGCCGATGGTAGCCGCAGGACTTGGCGATGAACAAGGCGGATATCCGCCATATTGTAGGACGAGGTCGGGGCGATAGGCGGAAATCCGCCACATTGGCGTAACCGACCGGTGACAAAGAAAACCCTGCAGCCCTTGATGTCAAAAGGCTTGCAGGGAATTCGGCGAAGGTGGCACGGGCTTTGCGATACAACCGGCAGATGCCTGCCGTTGCGCAGCTCGACAAAACAAATCCCTCCAGTGCAGGAGGGTTCGCAAATGAAGTGTCACGGGCAACAGATGGATGTTGTGATGGGGCACTCTTGAGGAACTTTGCAATGACGACTCGTCAGCCACTGTACAAATCCCTGTATTTCCAGGTAATCGTTGCCATCATCATCGGTATCCTGATCGGTCACTTCTATCCGCAGACCGGTGTGGCCCTCAAGCCGCTGGGTGACGGGTTCATCAAACTGATCAAAATGATCATCGCCCCGATCATCTTCTGCACCGTCGTCAGCGGTATCGCGGGCATGCAGAGCATGAAATCGGTCGGCAAGACCGGCGGTTACGCGCTGCTGTACTTCGAAATCGTTTCGACCATCGCACTGCTGGTCGGCCTGGTGGTGGTCAACATCGTCCAGCCGGGTGCCGGCATGCACATCGACGTGACCACGCTGGATGCCTCCAAAGTCGCTCAATACGTTGCCGCCGGTGCTGATCAAAGCGTCGTTGGCTTCCTGCTGAACGTGATCCCGAACACCATCTTCGGCGCGTTCGCCACTGGCGATATCCTGCAAGTATTGATGTTCTCGGTGATCTTCGGTTTCGCCCTGCATCGCCTGGGTGCCTACGGCAAGCCGATCCTGGACTTCATCGATCGCTTCGCTCACGTGATGTTCAACATCATCAACATGATCATGAAGCTCGCCCCTGTCGGCGCCTTCGGTGCCATGGCGTTCACCATCGGTGCCTACGGTGTGGGTTCGCTGGTGCAACTCGGTCAGTTGATGGCGTGCTTCTACATCACTTGCCTGCTGTTCATCCTGATCGTGCTGGGCGGTATCGCTCGCGCTCACGGCTTCAGCGTGCTGAAAGTGATTCGCTACATCCGTGAAGAACTGCTGATCGTGCTGGGTACTTCTTCTTCGGAATCGGTACTGCCACGCATGCTGATCAAAATGGAGCGTCTGGGTGCGCAGAAATCTGTCGTAGGCCTGGTGATTCCAACCGGTTACTCGTTCAACCTCGACGGTACCGCGATCTACCTGACCATGGCGGCCGTGTTTATCGCTCAAGCGACCGACACCCACATGGACATCACCCACCAGATCACCCTGTTGGTGGTGTTGCTGCTGTCCTCCAAAGGCGCTGCCGGCGTGACCGGTTCGGGCTTCATCGTACTGGCCGCCACCTTGTCGGCTGTAGGCCACTTGCCGGTTGCCGGTCTGGCGCTGATCCTCGGCATCGACCGCTTCATGTCCGAAGCCCGCGCACTGACCAACCTGGTCGGTAACGCTGTTGCGACCCTGGTCGTGGCCAAGTGGGTCAAGGAACTGGACACCGACGTGATGCAAGCCGAGCTGGCTTCTGGCGGTCGCGGTATCTCCGACGAGCGCGTTGAAGACGACCTGGGCGTGGCCGAAGGCCCAACCCCAAGCAACGTCAAATAAGACACGCTGCAATGAAAAACCCGCTTCGGCGGGTTTTTTCATGCCTGCGGTTTGAGCGAAACGGTCATTTTTGCTGACCCATCAGGTGATTGCGGCAATGCCCTCGGCTGCCTAGTCTGAAGGCATCGCTCACGGAGTATTCCCATGCTTGGTCCACTGGCATCACTCAAGGTTCTGGATTTCTCGACACTGCTGCCGGGGCCGTTCGCCTCCTTGTTGCTGGCGGACATGGGCGCCGAAGTATTGCGCATCGAATCGCCGACTCGCATGGACCTGCTGCGGGTACTGCCGCCCCACGATCAAGGTGTCTCCGCCAGCCACGCTTACCTCAACCGCAACAAGCGCAGTCTCGCCCTGGACCTCAAGCAGCCCGAGGCGCTGGAGGTGATCAAGCAACTGCTGCAGGACCACGACATCGTGCTGGAGCAGTTCCGCCCCGGCGTGATGGAGCGCCTGGGCCTGGGTTATGAAGCGCTGAAGGCGATCAATCCGAAGCTGATCTACGTCTCGATCACCGGTTACGGCCAGACCGGACCCTACAAGGACCGCGCCGGCCACGACCTCAACTACCTGGCGCTGGCGGGGCTGTCGAGCTACACCGGCCGCGCCGACAGCGGTCCGGTGCCGTTGGGCATGCAGGTGGCGGATATCGCCGGTGGTTCGTTGCACGGGGTGATCGGCCTGCTGGCGGCGGTGATTGCCCGGCAGCAAACGGGGCAGGGGCAGCACATCGACGTGAGCATGACCGACTGCGCCTTCAGCCTCAACGCCATGGCCGGCGCCGGATACCTGGCCTGCGGCGTGGAGCCGGGGCGCGAAGAGCAGATGCTCAACGGCGGCAGCTTCTATGACTATTACCGTTCGCGGGATGGCCGCTGGTTATCGGTCGGCAGCCTGGAACCGGCCTTCATGCAGCAACTGTGTTCGGCGCTGGGACGTCCGGAACTGGCGGCCCAGGGTTTGTCGCTCAAACCCGAACAGCAACAGGCGCTGAAGAATGAGTTGAAGATGGAATTCGAGAAGCACGACTTTGCCGAACTGTGCGAGTTGTTTGCCGGGGTCGATGCGTGTGTCGAGCCAGTGTTGAGTTTGGGCGAGGCGGTACGGCATCCGCAGTTAAAGGCGCGGGGCGTGGTGACTGAGGTTCCTCGCGGTGACGGGACGAATCAAGCGCAGATGGCGTGTCCGTTGAAGTTTTCCGAGGGGTTGCCCGAGCCGCGGTTTATTGGGGCTGCGGTGGGTGAGCATACGGATCAGGTGTTGGGGGAGTTGGGGTTTAGCGTTGAGCGGATTGCAGAATTGCGGCGTGCCAAGGTGGTTGTGTAGCGCTTGATAAGACGCCTTCGCGAGCAAGCCCGCTCCCACAGGGGATCTTCAGTGCGACACAGATCCAATGTGGGAGCGGGCTTGCTCGCGAAGAGGCCGACCCCGGCGCCACAAATCCGACTATTCGACCCGCATCTCCCCACTAAACACCAACGTGCTCCGGCACCGCCGGCACAAATACCGCCGCCCCTGCCGCACCAGACTGTGCCGCTGCGCCGAGAACGGGAAATCGCTGTCGGCGCACGGGCATTTGTAGATGTAGCGGGTCACGCTGCGGCGTTTGACGTCGTAGGTGTGGCAACGATTGGGCGGCAGTTCGTACACGCCGCGCATGATCAACTGCCACTCTTCGCCGTGGGGCTGGATGCTGTCGCCGAACAGTTGATGGGCGATCAGGTGCGCGACTTCGTGGGCCACGGTCTGCTTGAGGAAGTCTTCGGTGTTTTCCCGGTACAGCTGCGGGTTGAAGCGCAGCAGGTTCTCGTGCAAATGCGCGACACCGGCTTTTTGCCCGCGCAGCTTGAGGCTCACCACGGGGCGTTTGAAAGGTCGTTTGAAAAAGGATTCAGCTTGTTGGAAACAGTCTTCGACGCGGGTATTGAGTTGCTCGGGCATGCTTGATGGATCTCCAGAGACGTCGAGTATGCCGCAACCCCCGGGACTTGCGAATCAGTGAGGCGCCGAATGGTCGTCGCCGCACATTAGAAGGCCGCCTTGCGGCGGCCTGTGTTGGCAGATCTTGTTCTGTGAAAAGACTAGTTCGTATAGACCGGTCCCACGCCGAGTCCCCAGACAATCACGGTAAACGCCATGATCGCCACCAGCACTACCAGCCCGACGGCGAGCACCGAGCTTGAAAACAGAAATCCTTCGTCCGATGGAATGTTCATGAAAGTCGGCAATCCCACATACAGCAGGTACACCGTGTAGCAGATCGCGGCAGTGCCAACGATCATCCCCAGCCACATGTGTGGATACAAAGCCGCCAGACCGCCGACGAACAGCGGTGTCGCGGTATAAGTGGCAAATGCGACGCAACGGGCAAGGCTCGGGTTGGCGTCATAGGTACGGGCCATCCAGTGGATGAAGGCGCCCATCACGGCCACGCCGCCGAGCATCGCCACGTACGACATGATCGTCATCCATAGCGCGCTTTCTGTGGTCAGCATCACCGGCGCCCGACTGCCGATGACCCAGCCGACCTGGGTGGTGCCGATAAACGCGGACACAGCCGGGATCGCCGCCAGGATCAGCGTGTGGGTGAGGTACATGTGGCTGATGCTTTCCTCCTGGTCGCCACGGATTTCTTTCCATTCCTGGTCGGGGTGGGTGAAAAGCCCCACTACGTGATGGATCATGCCAGTCACTCCTCTTGTTATTACCATCGCCCCCCAGCGGAGCGCCTACGGGCCAAAGTGGCCAAGTAAGTAAAGGTCTGGATATGTGTGCGACCTTATGTCGCAGTATAGAAAGGTCTTAACGGCGCAGGTTGCAGGGCGTTAGAGCAAATCGCGCTGTAAACAGGACTGTTAATCGCAACAGGGTCTGTCACCAAATTCCCCTGTAGGAGCTGTCGAGTGAAACGAGGCTGCGATCTTTTGACTTTGATTTTTAAAAACAAGATCAAAAGATCGCAGCCTCGTTTCACTCGACAGCTCCTACGGGGATGGTGGGGATGGTGGGGATGGTGGGGATGGCGGGGATGGTGGGTACTTCGCCGATGGCAGGTTTTTGCGTAAAATGCCGGCCTTTCGTCACACCTCACGGATTCGCGTCATGGGCACTCTCACGGTCAACCAGAACAAACTGCAAAAGCGCCTTCGCCGCCAGGCCGGTGAGGCTGTTGCCGATTTCAACATGATTGAAGACGGCGACAAGGTCATGGTCTGCCTGTCCGGTGGCAAGGACAGTTACACCCTGCTCGACGTGCTGATGCACTTTCAGAAGGTCGCCCCGATCAAGTTCGATATCGTGGCCGTGAACATGGACCAAAAGCAGCCGGGCTTTCCCGAGCACGTGCTGCCGGCCTACCTGAAAGCACTGGGCGTCGAGTACCACATCGTCGAGAAAGACACTTACTCGGTGGTCAAGGAACTGATCCCGGAAGGCAAGACCACTTGCTCGCTTTGCTCGCGCCTGCGTCGCGGCACGCTGTACACCTTCGCCGATGAAATTGGCGCGACCAAGATGGCCCTCGGTCACCACCGCGACGACATCGTCGAGACGTTTTTCCTAAACATGTTCTTCAATGGCACGCTCAAGGCAATGCCGCCGAAACTGCGTGCCGACGACGGGCGCAACGTGGTGATCCGCCCGTTGGCCTACTGCAACGAAAAAGACATCCAGGCCTACTCGGACTTCAAGCAATTCCCGATCATCCCGTGCAACCTTTGCGGCTCCCAGGAAAACCTGCAACGCCAGGTGGTCAAGGACATGCTGCAAGAGTGGGATCGCAAGACCCCGGGCCGAACCGAAAGCATTTTCCGCAGTCTGCAAAATGTGCAGCCGTCGCAACTGGCGGACCGCAACCTGTTTGACTTCACCAGTTTGAAGATCGACGAAACCGCGGCCTCGCGCTTCGTCAATGTCGTCAATCTCTGAACAAACCCCTGTGGGAGCGGGCTTGCTCGCGAAAGCGGTGTGTCATTCAGCATAGATATTGGCTGATACACCGCCTTCGCGAGCAAGCCCGCTCCCACATTAGTTTTTCGTTTTAATCCTCAGGAGAGGGCATGCGCGATTACAAGTGGCTACACGAGTACTGTCTGAACCGTTTCGGTTCGGCGGCTGAACTGGAAGCCCATCTGCCGGTTCCCAATACCCCGGCACAATTGCGCAAGATCAGCGATGACCGTTACCTCTCGACTATGGCGCTGCGGGTGTTCCGCGCCGGGCTCAAGCACAGCCTGGTAGACGCCAAGTGGCCGTCCTTCGAAGAGGTGTTCTTCAAATTCGACCCGGAAAAAGTCGTGCTGATGAGCGCCGAGCACCTCGAGCGCTTGATGCAGGACGCGCGGATCATCCGCCACTTGGGCAAGCTCAAGAGCGTGCCGCGCAATGCGCAGTTCATTCTGGATGTGGCCCATGAAAAGGGTAGCTTCGGCGAACTGATCGCCGAGTGGCCGGTGACCGACATCGTCGGTTTGTGGACCTTCCTGAAAAAACGCGGTCATCAATTGGGCGGGCTGTCGGCGCCACGCTTCCTGCGCATGGTCGGCAAGGACACGTTCGTGCCGAGCTACGACGTGGTGGCAGGGTTGAATGCACAGAAGATCGTCGACAAAGTGCCG containing:
- the ttcA gene encoding tRNA 2-thiocytidine(32) synthetase TtcA, producing MGTLTVNQNKLQKRLRRQAGEAVADFNMIEDGDKVMVCLSGGKDSYTLLDVLMHFQKVAPIKFDIVAVNMDQKQPGFPEHVLPAYLKALGVEYHIVEKDTYSVVKELIPEGKTTCSLCSRLRRGTLYTFADEIGATKMALGHHRDDIVETFFLNMFFNGTLKAMPPKLRADDGRNVVIRPLAYCNEKDIQAYSDFKQFPIIPCNLCGSQENLQRQVVKDMLQEWDRKTPGRTESIFRSLQNVQPSQLADRNLFDFTSLKIDETAASRFVNVVNL
- a CDS encoding DNA-3-methyladenine glycosylase I, producing MRDYKWLHEYCLNRFGSAAELEAHLPVPNTPAQLRKISDDRYLSTMALRVFRAGLKHSLVDAKWPSFEEVFFKFDPEKVVLMSAEHLERLMQDARIIRHLGKLKSVPRNAQFILDVAHEKGSFGELIAEWPVTDIVGLWTFLKKRGHQLGGLSAPRFLRMVGKDTFVPSYDVVAGLNAQKIVDKVPTSQRDLALVQDVFNQWHEQSGGRAMSQISMMLAYTVNH